The following are encoded together in the Triticum dicoccoides isolate Atlit2015 ecotype Zavitan chromosome 6B, WEW_v2.0, whole genome shotgun sequence genome:
- the LOC119325461 gene encoding protein GDAP2 homolog encodes MVGTVAKDVTTEPELLLERSRAITVHGSDKEGRAVVRIVGEYFPARALGGRAEEALKAHLRKRVLPEVGEREFVVVYMHSLVDRGDNFPGLGAIRAAYECLPAAAKERLRAVYFVHPGIQARLFFATFGRFLFSSGLYEKLRYMSRLEYLWAHIDKGELEVPECARRHDDELERRPLMDYGIEAADRCSVFDAASMDTSASLRSLRCS; translated from the exons ATGGTGGGTACCGTTGCCAAGGACGTGACGACCGAGCCGGAGCTGCTGCTGGAGCGCAGCCGGGCGATCACCGTGCATGGCAGCGACAAGGAGGGCCGCGCCGTCGTCAGGATCGTCGGCGAGTACTTCCCCG CGCGCGCGCTGGGCGGGCGGGCGGAGGAGGCGCTCAAGGCGCACCTGCGGAAGCGGGTGCTCCCGGAGGTCGGGGAACGGGAGTTCGTGGTCGTGTACATGCACTCCCTCGTCGACCGCGGCGACAACTTCCCCGGCCTGGGCGCCATCCGCGCAGCGTACGAGTGCCTGCCGGCCGCGGCCAAGGAGAGGCTGCGCGCCGTCTACTTCGTGCACCCCGGCATCCAGGCCCGGCTCTTCTTCGCAACCTTCGGCCGGTTCCTCTTCAGCTCCGG GTTGTACGAGAAGCTGAGGTACATGAGCAGGCTCGAATACCTGTGGGCGCACATAGACAAGGGGGAGCTGGAGGTCCCGGAGTGTGCGCGCCGGCACGACGACGAGCTGGAGCGCCGCCCGCTCATGGACTACGGAATCGAGGCGGCCGACCGCTGTTCCGTGTTCGACGCCGCGTCCATGGACACATCGGCGTCCCTGCGCTCGCTGCGTTGCTCCTAG
- the LOC119322898 gene encoding tRNA pseudouridine synthase A-like: MAAASPPPSPPHPKRPKMSSSSDPEPEPTSLSAAGADPEQPRRRYKRRKVAIILAYCGAGYQGMQKNPGARTIEGDLEEALYQAGAVPEADRAAPGRYEWARAARTDKGVSAAAQVVSGRFYVDPPGFIDRLNAKLAPQIRAFGYVRVTNSFSAKKFCDRRRYVYLLPVLALDPSAHPDREAVKASAGSENQLAKCVECSERGRKVPDIMGREGKLPDSEEEKVLDTPGEETVAVHGELGDAKSVPASSVTEACDSETGLGGDGIAIPSSGNGTKAQNAELGSNGAGKCDIEPAVGACHSEAVPASASETICSDSTVGSVDVVASVVAEKENNFVPADSEKERMQATNIQKENGDESPLLKNTFTYTDEIKEKFNRILKHYVGTRNFHNFTTRTKAEDPAAKRYIISFTANSVVSLDGIDFVRCEVVGQSFMLHQIRKMVGLAVAVMRNCAPESIYDVAFRKDIRLNVPTAPEVGLHLDECMFTSYNSKWMDTHEAVSIEPYAEEAEEFKIKYIFPHIAAMEHKEGAVALWLHSLNSRNYPDFRYMETAGSEAKVGAEVENMEEAQMPSNNISE; this comes from the exons atggccgccgcctcgccgccgccctcccCGCCCCATCCAAAGCGCCCCAAGATGTCCTCCTCCTCCGACCCCGAGCCGGAGCCCACCTCGCTGTCTGCCGCCGGCGCCGATCCCGAGCAGCCTCGCCGCCGCTACAAGCGCCGCAAGGTGGCCATCATCCTGGCCTACTGCGGCGCGGGGTATCAGGGTATGCAGAAGAATCCGGGGGCGCGCACCATCGAGGGCGATCTCGAGGAGGCGCTGTACCAGGCGGGCGCCGTCCCCGAAGCCGACCGTGCCGCGCCCGGCCGATACGAGTGGGCACGCGCAGCGCGCACCGATAAGGGCGTGAGCGCCGCTGCGCAAGTTGTCTCCGGACGCTTCTACGTCGACCCGCCGGGATTCATTGACCGCCTGAATGCGAAGCTTGCGCCACAGATCCGGGCCTTTGGCTACGTGCGCGTCACCAACTCCTTCAGCGCTAAGAAGTTCTGCGACCGCCGGAGGTATGTGTACCTGCTCCCCGTCTTGGCGCTCGACCCCAGCGCACACCCCGACCGCGAGGCTGTCAAGGCAAGCGCGGGGAGTGAGAACCAACTTGCGAAGTGCGTGGAGTGCTCCGAGAGGGGGAGGAAGGTGCCAGATATTATGGGCCGGGAGGGTAAGTTGCCCGACTCTGAGGAGGAGAAGGTTCTTGATACGCCCGGAGAGGAAACTGTGGCCGTTCATGGAGAATTGGGGGATGCAAAATCTGTTCCAGCAAGCTCTGTTACTGAGGCTTGCGATAGTGAGACTGGGCTGGGAGGTGATGGGATCGCTATACCGAGCTCTGGTAATGGAACAAAAGCTCAAAATGCTGAACTGGGATCAAATGGGGCAGGAAAATGTGATATTGAACCTGCAGTTGGTGCTTGCCATTCTGAAGCTGTGCCAGCCAGCGCCAGCGAGACCATCTGTTCTGATTCAACTGTAGGTTCAGTCGATGTCGTTGCATCAGTTGTAGCTGAGAAGGAGAATAATTTTGTGCCTGCAGATAGTGAAAAGGAGAGAATGCAAGCTACAAATATTCAGAAGGAAAATGGAGACGAAAGTCCCCTGCTGAAAAACACATTTACTTACACTGATGAAATTAAAGAGAAGTTCAATAGGATCCTCAAGCATTATGTTGGAACCCGCAATTTCCACAACTTCACCACAAGAACTAAGGCTGAGGATCCTGCAGCCAAGAGGTACATCATTTCCTTCACTGCCAATAGTGTTGTTAGCCTGGATGGGATTGATTTTGTCAGATGTGAGGTTGTCGGGCAGAGTTTCATGCTTCACCAGATCCGGAAGATGGTTGGCCTTGCTGTAGCAGTGATGAGGAACTGTGCACCTGAGTCAATCTATGATGTTGCCTTTCGCAA GGATATCAGACTTAATGTGCCTACCGCACCTGAGGTTGGACTGCACCTCGATGAATGCATGTTTACCTCGTATaactcaaaatggatggatacacaTGAGGCAGTTTCAATTGAACCCTATGCTGAGGAGGCTGAAGAGTTTAAGATCAAGTACATCTTCCCTCATATTGCTGCAATGGAACACAAGGAGGGAGCTGTAGCACTCTGGTTGCACTCATTGAACAGCAGGAACTATCCAGATTTCCGCTACATGGAGACTGCTGGATCTGAGGCAAAGGTTGGGGCTGAAGTTGAGAATATGGAAGAAGCACAAATGCCAAGTAATAATATAAGCGAGTAA